In Oryza sativa Japonica Group chromosome 2, ASM3414082v1, the following are encoded in one genomic region:
- the LOC4331226 gene encoding uncharacterized protein isoform X2, which yields MQIRHALVHLITLGMVISSALMIWKGLIIMTGSESPLVVVLSESMELGFERGDILFLQMSKHPIRTGDIVVFNDGREIPIVHRVIEVHERRDNAQVDFLTKGDNNPMDDRILYTHGQLWLQQHHIMGRAIGYLPKAGWVTLVMTEKPVIKSVDQTARQIHSSSSAATSSSTLSKR from the exons ATGCAGATTCGCCACGCCCTCGTCCACCTCATTACCCTGG GGATGGTTATCAGCTCGGCATTGATGATATGGAAGGGATTGATTATCATGACAGGGAGTGAGTCGCCACTAGTTGTGGTTCTATCTGAAAGCATGGAGCTTGGATTTGAAAGG GGGGATATCCTGTTTTTGCAAATGAGCAAACACCCTATACGAACAGGAGATATAGTTGTTTTCAATGAT GGCCGTGAAATTCCAATCGTCCATCGCGTTATTGAG GTTCACGAACGACGGGATAATGCACAAGTTGATTTCCTCACAAAAG GTGACAACAATCCTATGGACGACCGAATTCTTTACACACATGGGCAGCTTTGGCTTCAGCAACATCACATCATGGGACGGGCCATAGG GTATCTACCCAAAGCTGGGTGGGTGACATTGGTGATGACTGAGAAACCAGTTATTAAG TCTGTGGATCAGACGGCAAGGCAGATACACTCGTCGTCATCGGCTGCTACTAGTAGTAGCACCTTGAGTAAGAGGTGA
- the LOC4331226 gene encoding uncharacterized protein isoform X1 gives MQIRHALVHLITLGMVISSALMIWKGLIIMTGSESPLVVVLSESMELGFERGDILFLQMSKHPIRTGDIVVFNDGREIPIVHRVIEVHERRDNAQVDFLTKGDNNPMDDRILYTHGQLWLQQHHIMGRAIGYLPKAGWVTLVMTEKPVIKLVQQIGRNMFLTLRELEESIGFWKAKKTSSILVFRGVLISYSYSIVMSRDFAYSSARTVGFRMLSKTCLTMRDAYGTSLSFYNFLVYHKFAYQTIKYSVNIFILKKFKINLFFKFIASTLIMFFFSFCVRQKAKLPSID, from the exons ATGCAGATTCGCCACGCCCTCGTCCACCTCATTACCCTGG GGATGGTTATCAGCTCGGCATTGATGATATGGAAGGGATTGATTATCATGACAGGGAGTGAGTCGCCACTAGTTGTGGTTCTATCTGAAAGCATGGAGCTTGGATTTGAAAGG GGGGATATCCTGTTTTTGCAAATGAGCAAACACCCTATACGAACAGGAGATATAGTTGTTTTCAATGAT GGCCGTGAAATTCCAATCGTCCATCGCGTTATTGAG GTTCACGAACGACGGGATAATGCACAAGTTGATTTCCTCACAAAAG GTGACAACAATCCTATGGACGACCGAATTCTTTACACACATGGGCAGCTTTGGCTTCAGCAACATCACATCATGGGACGGGCCATAGG GTATCTACCCAAAGCTGGGTGGGTGACATTGGTGATGACTGAGAAACCAGTTATTAAG CTAGTACAACAAATTGGTCGGAACATGTTTCTAACACTCAGGGAATTGGAGGAAAGCATTGGTTTTTGGAAGGCTAAAAAAACCAGCAGCATACTTGTGTTTAGAGGAGTATTAATTAGCTACTCCTACAGTATTGTAATGTCGAGGGATTTTGCATATTCTTCCGCCCGGACGGTTGGGTTCAGAATGCTATCCAAAACTTGTTTAACAATGCGGGATGCATACGGAACCTCACTTAGCTTTTACAACTTTCTCGTTTATCATAAATTCGCTTACCAAACTATTAAatattctgtaaatatttttatattaaaaaaatttaaaataaacttatttttcaagtttatagcTAGTACActaatcatgttttttttttcattttgtgtACGGCAAAAAGCAAAGCTTCCGAGCATAGACTAA
- the LOC4331226 gene encoding uncharacterized protein isoform X3 — translation MQIRHALVHLITLGMVISSALMIWKGLIIMTGSESPLVVVLSESMELGFERGDILFLQMSKHPIRTGDIVVFNDGREIPIVHRVIEVHERRDNAQVDFLTKGDNNPMDDRILYTHGQLWLQQHHIMGRAIGYLPKAGWVTLVMTEKPVIKYNKLVGTCF, via the exons ATGCAGATTCGCCACGCCCTCGTCCACCTCATTACCCTGG GGATGGTTATCAGCTCGGCATTGATGATATGGAAGGGATTGATTATCATGACAGGGAGTGAGTCGCCACTAGTTGTGGTTCTATCTGAAAGCATGGAGCTTGGATTTGAAAGG GGGGATATCCTGTTTTTGCAAATGAGCAAACACCCTATACGAACAGGAGATATAGTTGTTTTCAATGAT GGCCGTGAAATTCCAATCGTCCATCGCGTTATTGAG GTTCACGAACGACGGGATAATGCACAAGTTGATTTCCTCACAAAAG GTGACAACAATCCTATGGACGACCGAATTCTTTACACACATGGGCAGCTTTGGCTTCAGCAACATCACATCATGGGACGGGCCATAGG GTATCTACCCAAAGCTGGGTGGGTGACATTGGTGATGACTGAGAAACCAGTTATTAAG TACAACAAATTGGTCGGAACATGTTTCTAA
- the LOC4331226 gene encoding uncharacterized protein isoform X4, whose product MQIRHALVHLITLGMVISSALMIWKGLIIMTGSESPLVVVLSESMELGFERGDILFLQMSKHPIRTGDIVVFNDGREIPIVHRVIEVHERRDNAQVDFLTKGDNNPMDDRILYTHGQLWLQQHHIMGRAIGYLPKAGWVTLVMTEKPFVFCLKCVVYLLIDALGLLLITSS is encoded by the exons ATGCAGATTCGCCACGCCCTCGTCCACCTCATTACCCTGG GGATGGTTATCAGCTCGGCATTGATGATATGGAAGGGATTGATTATCATGACAGGGAGTGAGTCGCCACTAGTTGTGGTTCTATCTGAAAGCATGGAGCTTGGATTTGAAAGG GGGGATATCCTGTTTTTGCAAATGAGCAAACACCCTATACGAACAGGAGATATAGTTGTTTTCAATGAT GGCCGTGAAATTCCAATCGTCCATCGCGTTATTGAG GTTCACGAACGACGGGATAATGCACAAGTTGATTTCCTCACAAAAG GTGACAACAATCCTATGGACGACCGAATTCTTTACACACATGGGCAGCTTTGGCTTCAGCAACATCACATCATGGGACGGGCCATAGG GTATCTACCCAAAGCTGGGTGGGTGACATTGGTGATGACTGAGAAACCA TTCGTGTTTTGTCTGAAATGTGTTGTTTACCTGCTGATCGATGCGCTGGGGCTGCTGCTCATCACATCAAGCTAG
- the LOC4331227 gene encoding uncharacterized protein isoform X2, protein MGCFNSKPNDTGAIRRRPGSIGEVAVFVPGLRVPESSDELPLQPLGDGLPRRLTERLAALRNRIIVMAAHEALYMTKPTWRITITQHGGSKSADLLQALEDYLPTLLGLVKDGSELEDKVQFAWMNQEDDAEDTSMPSAWYEVLSVLHLMALLRLSQANSLLVPKTSIEGYHAKKTNELQWRYFSRQPDTWSVQSSMFYLRYRRRKGLPVDLAEGILKAICMQALGQAIDVQLGLAIDSPKATLAVKRRLACEMVKCWQQAHESISDLPLLDGWAEKHRLFVTWKHIEAKAAAYYYHGLILDEGNSEKSHRTAVAALQSAEELLKESKAACEAFHAASPVSRSPPLWGSMRYLQEKIHKESSCKVRINKDLYNKDNIIIHDHADSAPPLPDFAVALKPDEYRLPPPLTDTN, encoded by the exons ATGGGATGCTTCAATTCCAAGCCAAACGACACCGGTGCGATCAGAAGAAGACCCGGGAGCATAGGCGAGGTGGCTGTGTTCGTGCCTGGATTGAGAGTACCCGAGAGCTCGGATGAGCTGCCCCTTCAGCCGCTAGGTGATGGCCTCCCAAGGAGGCTCACCGAACGCCTGGCCGCGTTGAGGAATCGGATAATTGTCATGGCTGCTCATGAGGCACTGTACATGACCAAGCCCACCTGGAGGATCACCATCACTCAGCATG GGGGGTCTAAGTCAGCTGATCTTCTGCAAGCTTTGGAGGATTACTTGCCCACTCTTCTTGGCCTAGTAAAAGATG GGAGCGAGTTGGAAGATAAGGTACAGTTTGCATGGATGAACCAAGAGGATGACGCAGAG GATACGTCAATGCCCAGTGCTTGGTATGAGGTGCTATCAGTTCTACACTTGATGGCTCTGCTGCGTTTGTCCCAAGCAAATTCCCTTCTTGTTCCAAAGACATCCATTGAGGGATACCATGCTAAG AAAACAAACGAGCTTCAGTGGAGATATTTCTCAAGGCAGCCGGATACTTGGAGTGTGCAATCCAGCATGTTCTACCTAAGATATCGCCGGAGAAAAG GTCTTCCTGTGGACTTAGCTGAAGGAATCCTGAAAGCTATCTGCATGCAAGCCCTGGGTCAA GCAATTGATGTTCAGCTTGGATTGGCAATTGACAGTCCAAAGGCTACCTTGGCAGTGAAGAGGAGGCTGGCATGTGAGATGGTCAAGTGCTGGCAGCAG GCACATGAAAGCATTTCGGACCTACCTCTGCTTGATGGCTGGGCAGAAAAGCACAGGCTCTTTGTTACATGGAAACACATCGAAGCAAAA GCTGCGGCATACTACTACCATGGACTAATCCTTGATGAAGGAAACAGTGAGAAATCTCATaggacggcggtggcagcgctGCAATCAGCGGAGGAGTTGCTCAAAGAGAGCAAAGCTGCATGTGAAGCCTTCCATGCGGCATCTCCTGTTTCAAG AAGCCCGCCGCTGTGGGGATCGATGAGGTATCTTCAGGAGAAGATACACAAGGAGTCGTCGTGCAAAGTTCGGATCAACAAGGACCTCTACAACAAGGACAACATCATCATCCATGACCATGCTGacagcgcgccgccgctgccggactTCGCCGTGGCTCTCAAACCCGACGAGTATCGCCTTCCTCCCCCACTCACTGACACCAATTAA
- the LOC4331227 gene encoding uncharacterized protein isoform X1 has product MGCFNSKPNDTGAIRRRPGSIGEVAVFVPGLRVPESSDELPLQPLGDGLPRRLTERLAALRNRIIVMAAHEALYMTKPTWRITITQHGGSKSADLLQALEDYLPTLLGLVKDGSELEDKVQFAWMNQEDDAEDTSMPSAWYEVLSVLHLMALLRLSQANSLLVPKTSIEGYHAKVSEENKRASVEIFLKAAGYLECAIQHVLPKISPEKRKGLPVDLAEGILKAICMQALGQAIDVQLGLAIDSPKATLAVKRRLACEMVKCWQQAHESISDLPLLDGWAEKHRLFVTWKHIEAKAAAYYYHGLILDEGNSEKSHRTAVAALQSAEELLKESKAACEAFHAASPVSRSPPLWGSMRYLQEKIHKESSCKVRINKDLYNKDNIIIHDHADSAPPLPDFAVALKPDEYRLPPPLTDTN; this is encoded by the exons ATGGGATGCTTCAATTCCAAGCCAAACGACACCGGTGCGATCAGAAGAAGACCCGGGAGCATAGGCGAGGTGGCTGTGTTCGTGCCTGGATTGAGAGTACCCGAGAGCTCGGATGAGCTGCCCCTTCAGCCGCTAGGTGATGGCCTCCCAAGGAGGCTCACCGAACGCCTGGCCGCGTTGAGGAATCGGATAATTGTCATGGCTGCTCATGAGGCACTGTACATGACCAAGCCCACCTGGAGGATCACCATCACTCAGCATG GGGGGTCTAAGTCAGCTGATCTTCTGCAAGCTTTGGAGGATTACTTGCCCACTCTTCTTGGCCTAGTAAAAGATG GGAGCGAGTTGGAAGATAAGGTACAGTTTGCATGGATGAACCAAGAGGATGACGCAGAG GATACGTCAATGCCCAGTGCTTGGTATGAGGTGCTATCAGTTCTACACTTGATGGCTCTGCTGCGTTTGTCCCAAGCAAATTCCCTTCTTGTTCCAAAGACATCCATTGAGGGATACCATGCTAAGGTATCTGAAG AAAACAAACGAGCTTCAGTGGAGATATTTCTCAAGGCAGCCGGATACTTGGAGTGTGCAATCCAGCATGTTCTACCTAAGATATCGCCGGAGAAAAG GAAAGGTCTTCCTGTGGACTTAGCTGAAGGAATCCTGAAAGCTATCTGCATGCAAGCCCTGGGTCAA GCAATTGATGTTCAGCTTGGATTGGCAATTGACAGTCCAAAGGCTACCTTGGCAGTGAAGAGGAGGCTGGCATGTGAGATGGTCAAGTGCTGGCAGCAG GCACATGAAAGCATTTCGGACCTACCTCTGCTTGATGGCTGGGCAGAAAAGCACAGGCTCTTTGTTACATGGAAACACATCGAAGCAAAA GCTGCGGCATACTACTACCATGGACTAATCCTTGATGAAGGAAACAGTGAGAAATCTCATaggacggcggtggcagcgctGCAATCAGCGGAGGAGTTGCTCAAAGAGAGCAAAGCTGCATGTGAAGCCTTCCATGCGGCATCTCCTGTTTCAAG AAGCCCGCCGCTGTGGGGATCGATGAGGTATCTTCAGGAGAAGATACACAAGGAGTCGTCGTGCAAAGTTCGGATCAACAAGGACCTCTACAACAAGGACAACATCATCATCCATGACCATGCTGacagcgcgccgccgctgccggactTCGCCGTGGCTCTCAAACCCGACGAGTATCGCCTTCCTCCCCCACTCACTGACACCAATTAA
- the LOC107276217 gene encoding uncharacterized protein encodes MPSPSHLAGALDAARPFLRGEEEQVDPALPKLAAVLRAAGAGECWHKHGTFLAHLLDVHRILRLWGAPDAVARCGLYHSAYSNSYVNLAIFEPDVGRDHVRPIVGAAAERLVHLFCVVPRHQLIHDDLLFHYADQDLVADLAASEASLQDARRGLFHHDGEAWRLKIQRLLPPHGITVKHIRTGEDVALSRRIAATFLLMTMADFSDQLFDWQDRLFDNTNGRLEFSGNTWTSLWPGTGKPGLWTASISRMGALYSLIVREEEIHIAQRKHSNNGQEDDRDEDIELVIPPVFNGCTQVLTADDQKAARDLYWDAVCSGGEDETDWRKVEEILRRCIGRNPFVGEPHLVLAQVLLNMEMYEEAEEQIEAGVKLLLEWGSSWDKRMPWEAWVSWGRAMLIKAKDKDWPHTSFGILSIGLVK; translated from the exons ATGCCTTCGCCTTcgcacctcgccggcgcgctGGACGCGGCGCGCCCCTTcctgcgcggcgaggaggagcaggtGGACCCGGCGCTCCCCAAGCTGGCCGCCGTgctgcgcgccgccggcgccggcgagtgcTGGCACAAGCACGGCACCTTCCTCGCCCACCTCCTCGACGTCCACCGCATCCTCCGCCTCTGGGGCGCCCCCGACGCCGTCGCGCGCTGCGGCCTCTACCACTCCGCCTACTCCAACTCCTACGTCAACCTCGCCATCTTCGAACCCGACGTCGGCCGCGACCACGTGCGCCccatcgtcggcgccgccgccgagcgcctcGTCCACCTCTTCTGCGTCGTCCCGCGCCACCAGCTCATCCACGACGACCTGCTCTTCCACTACGCCGACCAGGACCtcgtcgccgacctcgccgcctccgAGGCGTCACTGCAGGACGCGCGGCGCGGGCTGTTCCACCACGACGGCGAGGCCTGGCGGCTCAAGAtccagcgcctcctcccgccccaCGGAATCACTGTCAAACACATCAG GACTGGCGAGGATGTGGCACTGTCGAGGCGCATCGCGGCAACCTTCCTTCTCATGACAATGGCGGACTTCAGCGACCAGCTCTTCGACTGGCAGGATCGCCTCTTCGACAACACCAATGGCCGCCTCGAGTTCAGTGGCAATACCTGGACTTCGCTCTGGCCAGGCACCGGCAAGCCCGGCCTCTGGACTGCCTCCATATCCCGCATGGGCGCGCTCTACAGCCTCATCGTTCGCGAGGAAGAGATACACATAGCTCAACGAAAGCATAGCAACAATGGCCAAGAAGACGATCGTGACGAGGACATTGAGCTGGTGATCCCACCGGTGTTCAATGGCTGCACCCAGGTGCTCACCGCCGACGACCAGAAGGCGGCACGGGACCTCTACTGGGATGCAGtttgcagcggcggcgaggacgagacGGATTGGCGCAAGGTGGAGGAGATCCTGCGACGGTGCATTGGCAGGAACCCGTTTGTAGGAGAGCCTCACCTGGTTCTTGCTCAGGTGCTTCTGAACATGGAGATGTATGAGGAGGCAGAGGAGCAGATAGAGGCAGGGGTGAAGCTGTTGCTGGAGTGGGGGAGCAGCTGGGACAAGAGGATGCCATGGGAGGCTTGGGTGTCATGGGGCAGGGCGATGCTGATCAAGGCCAAGGACAAGGATTGGCCGCACACCTCCTTCGGCATCCTCAGCATAGGGCTTGTCAAGTGA